The Oreochromis niloticus isolate F11D_XX linkage group LG13, O_niloticus_UMD_NMBU, whole genome shotgun sequence genome has a window encoding:
- the LOC109204743 gene encoding uncharacterized protein LOC109204743 has translation MSAPFCLEDFLKAPSVVLLESYRKCELLQIAEHLKLQVSKTLRKSDLKAGVVDKLVEAGLMQAPDLPEVPVVSAGKTPRTLPRYDPLSPGSSEARDGARLKVRLARLQLEAEEKAQVRRAQLELEIRKLEIEADKTVRLRKLELESQPRASSVSADGPGSAPVSTTPYDISKCISLVPAFKEAEVDSYFAAFERIAGALQWPSEIWPLLLQCKLTGKAQEVVAALPLKDSLEYSCVKSAVLQAYELVPEAYRQKFRLQKKLPSQTYVEFAREKGILFDKWCSASKASDYDSLRELMLLEDFKKCLPESIVLYLNEQKVTTLATAGVLADEYVLTHKSSFLVKEKSQFSAGQQARTVKPLGSKESRECFYCHKPGHVIADCLALKRKTVNSQQPKGVAFVKAASHPEVLDRGGKVPDPCFDPFIFDGFVSLTDKSADLKSVRILRDTGGSQTLILSSALPFSADSACGFNVVLRGIEMGYAPRPVHRVYIKSELVTGFFPVAVCPTLPIEGVAMLLGNDIAGGLVRPSLEVLDKPLSSDALDISVTPKLYPACVVTRAQARKDGDVTLADSVLMTSFSEEGAALPDENNVLSSPDLENPEEPGPSVKEIPLSLTRENLSAAQLVDESLQRCFKHVSTIWRFGI, from the exons ATGTCGGCTCCATTTTGTTTAGAGGATTTTTTAAAAGCTCCATCTGTTGTGCTCCTTGAGAGCTACCGCAAATGCGAATTGCTGCAAATTGCAGAACACCTTAAGCTACAGGTCTCTAAAACACTCCGTAAGAGTGACCTGAAAGCGGGGGTAGTGGACAAGTTGGTGGAGGCTGGTCTAATGCAAGCCCCTGATCTGCCTGAAGTGCCTGTGGTCTCCG CGGGGAAGACGCCGCGCACGCTCCCTCGCTATGATCCTCTTTCCCCTGGAAGCTCAGAAGCCCGGGATGGGGCCCGGCTAAAGGTGCGACTGGCACGGCTCCAGTTGGAGGCCGAGGAGAAGGCTCAAGTCAGGCGAGCTCAATTAGAGCTTGAGATCAGAAAGCTGGAAATAGAGGCAGATAAAACAGTGAGGCTGCGTAAGCTGGAGCTGGAGTCTCAGCCACGAGCCTCATCTGTCTCCGCTGATGGTCCAGGTTCTGCCCCCGTGTCTACTACTCCTTATGACATTAGTAAGTGCATTTCTTTAGTGCCTGCTTTTAAAGAGGCTGAGGTGGATTCttattttgcagcatttgaGCGCATTGCTGGTGCTTTGCAGTGGCCTAGTGAGATCTGGCCCCTTTTATTACAGTGTAAACTGACTGGAAAAGCCCAAGAGGTGGTAGCTGCGCTTCCCTTAAAAGACAGTTTGGAGTATTCTTGtgttaaatcagctgtgttgcaaGCATATGAATTGGTTCCTGAAGCATACAGGCAGAAATTCCGGCTACAGAAGAAACTTCCCTCCCAAACGTATGTGGAGTTTGCCAGGGAAAAAGGTATCCTCTTTGACAAGTGGTGCTCTGCGTCAAAAGCCAGTGATTATGATTCATTGCGTGAATTGATGTTGCTGGAAGACTTTAAAAAGTGTCTTCCAGAGAGCATAGTGTTATACCTGAATGAGCAGAAAGTAACCACTCTAGCAACTGCAGGAGTTCTCGCAGATGAGTATGTGCTCACCCATAAATCCTCTTTTCTGGTTAAAGAGAAGTCCCAGTTTAGTGCCGGGCAGCAGGCTCGCACTGTTAAACCCTTAGGCTCTAAAGAGAGTCGAGAGTGTTTTTACTGTCATAAACCGGGACATGTCATTGCGGACTGTTTGGCCCTGAAACGCAAAACAGTGAATTCTCAGCAACCCAAAGGTGTTGCCTTTGTGAAAGCAGCGTCCCATCCTGAGGTGCTTGATCGTGGTGGTAAGGTGCCAGACCCTTGTTTTGACCCATTTATCTTTGATGGTTTTGTGTCactaactgataaatccgctgaTCTAAAATCTGTGCGCATATTGCGAGACACTGGAGGGTCTCAGACCTTAATCCTTTCTAGTGCTTTACCTTTCTCGGCAGACAGTGCATGCGGATTTAATGTTGTGCTGCGTGGAATAGAGATGGGTTATGCTCCCAGACCCGTTCACCGGGTCTATATCAAATCAGAGCTCGTTACGGGATTTTTCCCTGTCGCAGTATGTCCGACCTTACCCATAGAGGGGGTGGCCATGTTGCTAGGAAATGATATTGCGGGCGGATTAGTGCGTCCTAGTCTGGAGGTGCTGGATAAGCCCCTCAGTTCTGATGCCCTAGATATTTCTGTGACCCCAAAGCTGTACCCAGCCTGTGTGGTTACTCGTGCCCAAGCCCGTAAAGATGGCGACGTTACCCTCGCTGATTCTGTGTTGATGACCTCATTTTCTGAGGAGGGTGCCGCGTTACCTGACGAAAACAATGTTTTGTCTTCCCCAGACTTGGAAAACCCTGAGGAGCCTGGTCCATCTGTAAAAGAAATACCACTGTCTTTAACCAGAGAAAATCTGTCGGCGGCCCAGTTGGTTGATGAATCGTTGCAGCGATGTTTTAAGCATGTG AGTACAATTTGGAGATTCGGCATATAA